From one Paenibacillus sp. FSL K6-1330 genomic stretch:
- a CDS encoding ABC transporter substrate-binding protein yields the protein MGGKTKSWLRLSTVLLLSLSIVLTGCGGGNGNNGAKPEPKDSAEQTTPGTDGNKVEPFEVSVFIGEAGQQPTPDNKIYKKIKDELGATFNFEFLAGDINQKLGVMIAGSDYPDMMTGNTKLTAAGAYIPLEDLIEEHAPNLKKHYEDYWNMMKDPNDGHIYILPNYGVFNGKLNSTWYSGPAFWIQKAVLEEFGYPKVKTLDQYFDLIAKYREKYPTIDGSPTIGFEILNYDWRNWGLFNAPQHLIGHPNDGGVVVKNGAAEVFANKDYAKQYYQKLNEMNAQGLIDKETFVQNYDQYLAKLSSGTVLGMFDQHWNFQNAENSLITQGKDERTYVGLPLVYDESIKDHYRDRGPLNLNNGFGISVNAKDPVKILKLLDALIMEDWQKVLSWGIEGEDYIVNEEGRFMKTQEQRDAFTDGTWKLANKADAFFGFAPKIEGSFSDGNATDAAAQPEEYKAGLKEYDKKFLEAYGFDSYVDFFSEPPENEVAYPAWTIDLVEGSEAKVVNTKLNDLSTKYLPKAILAKPADFESAWSEYTAEIGKINIKAYEDRINEQIQWRIDNWSK from the coding sequence ATGGGGGGAAAGACAAAATCATGGCTTCGGCTCAGCACGGTGTTGCTGTTGTCGCTTAGCATCGTCCTTACAGGCTGCGGGGGCGGAAACGGGAATAACGGGGCCAAGCCGGAACCAAAGGACTCCGCTGAACAAACAACACCCGGGACGGACGGGAATAAGGTCGAACCATTTGAGGTGAGCGTTTTTATTGGGGAGGCTGGGCAGCAGCCGACACCGGATAACAAAATCTATAAGAAAATCAAGGATGAACTCGGCGCCACCTTTAACTTTGAGTTTCTGGCCGGCGATATCAATCAGAAACTGGGCGTTATGATTGCCGGTTCCGATTATCCGGATATGATGACCGGAAATACGAAGCTTACAGCGGCAGGCGCTTATATTCCGCTGGAAGATCTGATTGAAGAGCATGCTCCCAACTTGAAAAAGCATTATGAAGACTACTGGAACATGATGAAGGACCCGAATGACGGACATATCTATATTCTTCCGAATTATGGCGTGTTCAACGGCAAGCTGAACAGCACATGGTATTCGGGTCCGGCATTCTGGATTCAGAAGGCCGTGCTGGAGGAGTTCGGATATCCGAAGGTAAAGACGCTGGACCAATATTTTGATTTGATCGCCAAATATAGAGAGAAATATCCGACGATTGACGGCAGCCCGACGATCGGGTTCGAGATCCTGAATTATGACTGGAGAAACTGGGGGCTGTTCAATGCGCCGCAGCATCTGATCGGACATCCGAACGATGGCGGCGTCGTCGTTAAGAATGGCGCTGCCGAGGTGTTTGCCAACAAGGATTATGCTAAGCAGTACTATCAGAAACTGAACGAGATGAATGCGCAGGGCCTGATTGATAAAGAGACCTTCGTGCAGAACTATGACCAGTATCTGGCCAAGCTGTCCAGTGGGACGGTGCTGGGGATGTTCGACCAGCACTGGAACTTCCAAAACGCAGAGAATTCCCTGATTACGCAGGGCAAGGATGAAAGAACGTATGTAGGCCTTCCGCTGGTCTACGACGAGAGCATCAAGGATCACTACCGCGACCGGGGGCCGCTGAACCTGAACAATGGCTTCGGCATCAGCGTGAATGCCAAGGATCCGGTCAAAATCTTGAAGCTGCTCGACGCCTTGATTATGGAGGATTGGCAGAAAGTATTGAGCTGGGGAATCGAAGGCGAGGATTACATCGTGAATGAGGAAGGCCGCTTTATGAAAACGCAGGAGCAGCGTGATGCGTTTACAGACGGGACCTGGAAATTGGCGAACAAAGCGGATGCCTTCTTCGGCTTCGCGCCAAAAATCGAAGGAAGCTTCAGTGACGGCAACGCCACGGATGCGGCGGCTCAGCCTGAGGAGTATAAAGCCGGCCTGAAGGAATACGACAAGAAGTTCCTGGAAGCTTACGGCTTTGACAGCTACGTGGACTTCTTCAGCGAGCCGCCGGAGAATGAGGTGGCCTACCCGGCATGGACCATCGATTTGGTTGAAGGATCAGAAGCGAAGGTGGTCAATACGAAGCTGAATGACCTGTCTACCAAATACCTGCCGAAGGCCATCCTGGCTAAACCGGCTGATTTTGAATCGGCATGGAGCGAGTATACGGCCGAAATCGGAAAGATCAACATCAAAGCCTATGAAGATCGAATTAACGAACAGATCCAATGGAGAATCGACAATTGGAGCAAATAA
- a CDS encoding ABC transporter permease subunit, whose translation MDETLAKKRAMRNPKRGKKQPITWTLIKNQKQLIMMSVPLMLYIILFAYVPVWGWTMAFQDYKPARDFGQQTWVGLKHFKFLFTDDNFLRVLRNTVGMSMINLVLGFVTAIILALLLNEIKKVFWKRTVQTISYLPHFLSWIIVTGIVATSLASDGIINDLLMKLQIIQEPILWLSEGKYFWGIVGSSHVWKEVGWNTIIYLAAIASIDPALYEAAEIDGASRYRKMLHVTLPGIKATIVILLIMSIGHILEAGFEVQYLLGNGLVVDWAETIDIFVLKYGIAQGNYSMATAGGIFKTVVSVTMLLLANWTAKRLGEERLL comes from the coding sequence ATGGATGAGACCTTAGCGAAAAAAAGAGCCATGCGAAATCCCAAGAGGGGAAAGAAACAGCCCATCACATGGACCCTCATCAAAAATCAGAAGCAGCTGATCATGATGTCGGTCCCGTTGATGCTGTACATTATCCTGTTTGCCTACGTTCCCGTATGGGGCTGGACGATGGCTTTCCAGGATTACAAGCCGGCCAGGGACTTCGGGCAACAGACATGGGTGGGGCTGAAGCACTTCAAATTCCTGTTTACGGACGACAATTTCTTGCGCGTGCTGCGCAACACGGTAGGCATGAGTATGATCAACCTTGTGCTTGGGTTTGTTACTGCCATTATTTTGGCGCTGCTGTTAAACGAAATCAAAAAAGTGTTTTGGAAACGAACCGTTCAGACCATTTCGTATTTGCCTCATTTTTTGTCCTGGATTATCGTAACGGGCATCGTGGCTACCTCACTGGCCTCGGATGGGATCATCAATGATCTGTTAATGAAGCTGCAGATCATCCAGGAGCCAATTCTTTGGTTGAGCGAAGGCAAATATTTCTGGGGCATCGTCGGGAGCTCCCATGTTTGGAAAGAGGTGGGCTGGAACACGATCATCTACTTGGCTGCCATTGCCTCCATTGATCCGGCACTCTACGAAGCCGCCGAAATTGACGGGGCCAGCCGCTATCGCAAGATGCTCCATGTGACACTGCCCGGCATCAAGGCAACCATCGTGATCCTGCTGATTATGTCCATCGGACACATCCTTGAAGCCGGATTCGAAGTGCAGTATCTGCTTGGCAACGGGCTTGTGGTGGATTGGGCGGAGACGATCGATATCTTCGTACTGAAGTATGGAATTGCGCAAGGGAACTACTCGATGGCAACGGCCGGCGGGATCTTCAAGACGGTGGTCAGCGTCACTATGCTGCTGCTTGCCAACTGGACCGCAAAGCGGCTTGGGGAAGAGAGGTTGTTATAG
- a CDS encoding carbohydrate ABC transporter permease, producing the protein MGNQQLSPPNAANAPVKKDIVRTRVEPFLFNTFNTVFMVFLVIVTLYPFLNTIAVSFNAGNDTIRGGIYLLPREWTLQNYKAVFASGTIYDAFWITVARTVLSTVLNIFLTTMLAYTLSRREYAFRKPITLVFVLTMYFNAGLIPGYFLIKDLNLLNSFWVYILPSMVSAFNLIVIRTYIGTLPESLVESARIDGAGDFKIFMQIIFPLCKPVLATIALFVAVGAWNTWFDAFLYTSSTQKLSTLQYELMKLLSSSMNSNSNPNVAAGAGMTQDSAAAMVTPLSIRAAVTVVASVPILVVYPFLQKYFVVGLNVGSVKE; encoded by the coding sequence ATGGGAAATCAGCAGCTCAGCCCGCCAAATGCGGCAAACGCTCCCGTGAAGAAAGATATCGTCAGAACGCGCGTGGAGCCGTTTCTGTTTAATACGTTTAACACTGTATTTATGGTCTTCCTCGTGATCGTGACGCTGTACCCGTTCCTGAACACGATTGCGGTGTCGTTCAACGCGGGGAACGATACGATCCGCGGCGGAATCTACCTGCTCCCGAGAGAGTGGACGTTGCAAAATTACAAGGCTGTATTCGCTTCGGGAACGATTTATGACGCATTCTGGATCACGGTCGCTAGAACCGTGCTCTCCACCGTATTGAATATCTTCCTGACGACGATGCTGGCTTACACGTTAAGCCGGCGCGAATACGCCTTCCGCAAGCCGATTACGCTTGTATTTGTGTTAACGATGTACTTTAACGCCGGTTTGATTCCGGGTTATTTTCTCATCAAGGATCTGAATTTGCTGAACAGCTTCTGGGTATACATCCTGCCGTCCATGGTAAGTGCCTTCAATCTGATTGTGATCCGAACCTATATCGGCACCCTTCCCGAAAGCCTGGTCGAATCCGCAAGAATCGATGGCGCGGGGGATTTCAAAATCTTCATGCAAATCATCTTCCCGCTGTGCAAGCCGGTGCTTGCCACGATCGCGCTATTTGTTGCAGTAGGCGCATGGAACACATGGTTTGACGCGTTCCTGTATACGTCGTCCACGCAGAAGCTGAGCACGCTGCAGTATGAGCTCATGAAGCTGCTGTCGTCGAGCATGAATTCCAACAGCAATCCGAATGTGGCCGCTGGAGCAGGCATGACCCAGGATTCTGCCGCCGCCATGGTAACGCCGTTGTCCATACGGGCGGCCGTAACGGTCGTGGCTTCTGTACCCATTCTGGTGGTGTATCCGTTTTTGCAGAAATATTTCGTTGTTGGTTTGAACGTGGGCAGCGTCAAAGAATAA
- a CDS encoding endo-1,4-beta-xylanase — protein sequence MSKRTIIRKISLMLIASLLLIPPSWSVAAVEPAHTPADQNLVIHHHFDGGTEGWFKRGTETVTSATYAYEGTGSLLTEGRTETWNGPGFNLAATNRMDKGATYEISAFVHLKEGTQGSQKLQLAMQQTGAEPEYVNFSSAVDATADGWVEVKGHYKYDANASALQVYLQSPSSPDAAYYMDEFKVRLIEPAPDPGNGVPGGENTVVWDFEDGTTMDWGPRDSETVEAVPEAAHSGGYGLKVHDRTNNWNGPSQDVKGIMVSQKTYTISAYARLEQAPAAPVKISLSMENKAAGAADTSYTTLASASASGTEWVELKGTFGFSSDMETLKLYMETSDLSNFYIDDIKIALPGSIQTDIPALKDVYQEYFEIGAAVEPKHLSGVHKELLDYHYNSLVAENVMKPESLSPSEGTYNFTNADLIRDYARDHGMNLRFHTLLWHQQGAEWMLKNDQGHYLEATPENKALVLQRLEAYIHEVVGRYKDDARDWDVVNEVIDEGRPDGMRDSQWYRITGLDYIRTAFHAARDAAGPEAKLYINDYSTHNPKKRDYLLKLVKQLKAEGVPVDGVGHQTHINISRPSIQQISDSIRMFGEAGFDNQLTELDISVYTNNTDVYQTVPQELLDKQGYRYKELFEELKRLDQMGADAGVEGGWISNVTLWGIADDHTWLHDRPAGTGRQDAPFPFDKQYQAKPAYWGMVDPSRLTIVRKTGTAIEGTAVIDGQPDFAWNLVPALKTEQLGSLSAEFKTLWDKEHMYVRVDVKDGSISPGDQVDIFAVVNGTLQKARIQRGAANTAETAGGYAGEALLPLNGEGSLGGDIYFDIRVTDSGTDDGSEHGKNGAMVSWSDPRHAQESDQTGLGILTLAAAPKSAQARYGTPKVDGELDGIWKDAGELATNVWVEGISGATATFRTLWDENHLYVYAVISDSLLSDASSNVWEQDSVEIFVDQNNGKTDVYEEDDGQYRINFNNVRSFGGHAGEDNFTSAAKVIDGGYVVEAAIGLDKIKPQKGTVIGFDFQVNNDEDGQGTRDSVAIWSDPTGQSYQNTTRFGVLEFTKSSAPGGGDGSGGEHNSGGNVGSGGTAGGGGSSTSPAPRTPSLEIRNHDGRIAVGVSSLMLQQALERAVAGTDGTKRTLVDVPVQKGAQSYDIQLPGKWLLGNPQAVLVVQTEFGTLEMPSVLIQGTGVTDTETVTLRLEKASGGSLDAALREKIGDRPVFRVEVLAGERALSWKQGTPRLIWSVPYSPTKEELARANHIIVWNIDSNGRGVPLSNSRYNSADGIVRAALPHGGTFEVASAFKTFHDLKHVPWAIDAIETMASRGIIQGETETRFNPLNPITRAEFLVMLVHALELEGSDEGRAAFGDVSSSAYYYEDVQIAAELGLVQGVGGNRFVPDTPMKRQDMMVMTQRALEAAGKKLEGQGSLDSFADGDQVAEYAKSSAAALTGSGIVSGMNGSIAPKAYFTRAQAAVILDRIWNWND from the coding sequence GTGTCTAAGAGAACCATCATTAGGAAGATCAGCCTGATGCTGATCGCGTCCCTGCTGCTCATTCCGCCCAGCTGGAGTGTGGCGGCAGTTGAACCGGCCCATACGCCCGCTGATCAGAATCTGGTGATTCACCATCATTTTGATGGCGGGACGGAGGGGTGGTTTAAGCGAGGGACGGAGACGGTGACTTCCGCGACCTATGCCTATGAAGGGACAGGGAGTTTATTGACGGAGGGAAGGACGGAGACTTGGAACGGACCTGGGTTTAATCTAGCCGCCACGAATCGAATGGACAAAGGAGCTACCTATGAAATTTCCGCATTTGTCCATCTGAAGGAGGGTACCCAAGGGTCTCAGAAGCTTCAGCTTGCCATGCAGCAAACCGGAGCTGAGCCGGAATACGTGAACTTCAGCAGTGCGGTCGATGCAACTGCCGACGGGTGGGTAGAGGTGAAAGGCCATTATAAATACGATGCTAACGCTTCAGCCCTGCAGGTTTATCTGCAAAGCCCGAGCAGTCCGGACGCTGCTTATTATATGGACGAATTCAAGGTTCGGTTGATTGAGCCGGCACCAGACCCGGGGAATGGGGTACCGGGAGGAGAGAATACGGTCGTATGGGATTTTGAAGACGGAACGACGATGGATTGGGGACCACGCGATTCGGAGACCGTAGAAGCTGTGCCAGAAGCTGCCCATAGCGGCGGCTACGGATTAAAGGTCCATGATCGGACAAACAACTGGAACGGACCCAGCCAAGACGTGAAAGGCATCATGGTGAGCCAAAAAACGTATACGATCTCAGCCTATGCGAGGCTTGAGCAGGCGCCTGCCGCTCCGGTCAAAATATCGCTTTCGATGGAGAACAAAGCGGCGGGCGCAGCGGACACATCCTATACGACCCTCGCCTCAGCCTCGGCGAGCGGCACGGAGTGGGTGGAGCTGAAAGGAACCTTCGGCTTCAGTTCGGATATGGAAACATTGAAGCTGTATATGGAAACCTCGGATCTTTCCAATTTCTATATCGATGACATTAAGATAGCACTGCCGGGCTCCATTCAGACGGATATTCCCGCACTGAAGGATGTGTACCAAGAGTACTTCGAGATCGGGGCAGCCGTTGAACCCAAGCATCTGTCCGGCGTGCACAAGGAGCTTCTCGATTACCATTACAATTCGCTTGTTGCCGAGAACGTGATGAAACCGGAATCTCTTAGTCCGAGCGAAGGAACCTATAACTTTACCAATGCGGATTTGATCAGGGATTATGCCAGGGATCATGGCATGAACCTTCGGTTCCATACGCTGCTGTGGCACCAGCAAGGAGCCGAATGGATGCTGAAGAATGATCAGGGCCATTATCTCGAAGCCACGCCGGAGAATAAAGCGCTTGTCCTTCAACGGCTGGAAGCTTACATCCATGAAGTGGTCGGTCGTTACAAGGATGACGCCCGGGATTGGGACGTCGTGAATGAGGTCATTGACGAAGGGCGTCCGGATGGCATGCGAGACAGCCAGTGGTACCGGATAACGGGACTCGATTATATCCGGACCGCATTTCATGCAGCGCGTGACGCTGCCGGCCCTGAGGCCAAGCTCTACATCAACGATTACAGCACGCACAATCCGAAGAAGCGTGATTACCTGCTGAAGCTTGTGAAGCAGTTGAAGGCCGAAGGCGTTCCGGTCGATGGCGTGGGCCATCAAACGCACATCAATATAAGCAGGCCGTCCATCCAGCAAATCTCGGATTCCATCCGGATGTTCGGCGAGGCGGGTTTTGACAATCAGCTTACCGAGCTGGACATTTCGGTGTACACGAACAATACCGACGTCTACCAGACCGTTCCTCAGGAATTGCTCGACAAGCAAGGCTATCGATACAAAGAGCTGTTTGAAGAATTGAAGCGGCTGGACCAAATGGGCGCTGATGCAGGTGTGGAGGGGGGCTGGATCAGCAATGTCACCCTTTGGGGGATTGCAGACGACCATACCTGGCTGCATGATCGTCCCGCGGGGACGGGCCGCCAGGATGCCCCGTTTCCTTTTGACAAGCAATATCAGGCCAAACCTGCTTATTGGGGAATGGTCGATCCTTCCCGATTAACGATCGTGAGAAAGACCGGAACGGCTATTGAAGGTACAGCAGTCATCGACGGACAACCGGATTTTGCATGGAATCTGGTTCCGGCACTTAAGACGGAGCAGCTAGGATCGTTATCTGCTGAATTTAAGACATTATGGGACAAGGAGCATATGTATGTCAGGGTTGACGTGAAGGACGGATCGATATCTCCAGGAGATCAGGTTGACATCTTCGCTGTGGTGAACGGTACCCTGCAAAAAGCCCGGATTCAGCGTGGAGCCGCCAACACGGCAGAGACCGCTGGTGGTTACGCAGGGGAAGCGCTGCTTCCGCTTAACGGAGAAGGATCGCTGGGCGGCGACATTTATTTCGATATCAGAGTAACGGATTCCGGTACGGATGACGGCTCCGAGCATGGCAAGAATGGGGCGATGGTGTCCTGGAGCGATCCAAGGCATGCCCAGGAGAGCGATCAGACCGGACTCGGCATTCTTACGCTCGCTGCCGCGCCGAAATCGGCCCAGGCCCGCTATGGCACCCCGAAGGTTGACGGCGAGCTCGATGGTATCTGGAAGGATGCCGGGGAACTGGCAACAAACGTGTGGGTCGAGGGAATCAGCGGCGCGACCGCTACATTCCGGACTCTGTGGGATGAGAATCACTTGTACGTTTATGCCGTCATTAGCGACAGCTTGTTATCGGATGCGAGTTCCAACGTATGGGAGCAAGATTCGGTAGAGATTTTTGTGGATCAGAATAATGGAAAGACGGATGTTTACGAAGAAGATGATGGTCAGTACCGGATAAACTTTAACAATGTGCGTTCCTTTGGCGGTCATGCGGGCGAGGATAACTTTACATCCGCAGCGAAGGTAATCGACGGGGGATATGTCGTTGAAGCAGCGATCGGCCTGGATAAGATTAAACCTCAGAAAGGGACTGTGATCGGGTTCGATTTTCAGGTGAACAACGATGAAGACGGCCAAGGTACAAGAGACAGCGTGGCCATATGGTCGGATCCGACCGGCCAATCCTATCAGAACACGACCAGATTCGGCGTGCTGGAATTTACGAAGAGCTCCGCTCCCGGCGGAGGAGATGGAAGCGGCGGCGAACATAACAGCGGCGGTAACGTAGGAAGCGGTGGAACTGCGGGCGGTGGCGGAAGCAGTACGAGTCCAGCTCCAAGGACGCCTTCACTCGAAATCCGGAACCATGACGGGCGGATCGCGGTTGGAGTCTCGAGCCTAATGCTTCAGCAGGCATTGGAAAGGGCAGTGGCTGGAACGGACGGAACGAAGCGGACGCTTGTAGACGTTCCGGTGCAGAAAGGAGCCCAGTCCTATGATATTCAGCTGCCGGGTAAGTGGCTGCTGGGGAATCCGCAGGCAGTTCTCGTAGTCCAAACGGAGTTTGGTACGCTGGAAATGCCAAGCGTGTTGATTCAGGGGACCGGTGTAACGGATACGGAAACCGTAACGCTACGTCTGGAGAAAGCGTCGGGCGGCAGCCTGGATGCGGCCCTTCGCGAGAAGATCGGCGATCGTCCGGTGTTCCGGGTAGAGGTTCTTGCTGGCGAGCGGGCTTTGTCCTGGAAACAGGGCACGCCTCGTCTCATCTGGTCGGTGCCTTATTCCCCCACCAAGGAAGAGCTTGCACGAGCGAATCATATCATAGTTTGGAATATCGACTCTAACGGACGCGGGGTTCCGCTTTCCAACAGCCGGTATAATTCCGCAGATGGGATCGTTCGTGCTGCGCTGCCGCATGGAGGCACGTTTGAAGTCGCTTCCGCGTTCAAGACGTTTCATGACCTGAAGCATGTGCCATGGGCGATCGATGCGATCGAAACGATGGCATCTCGCGGGATCATTCAAGGTGAGACCGAAACGAGATTCAATCCGTTGAACCCGATTACTCGAGCCGAATTCCTCGTTATGCTCGTACACGCGTTGGAGCTGGAGGGCTCGGACGAAGGCCGGGCAGCGTTCGGAGATGTTTCGTCTTCGGCATATTATTACGAAGACGTGCAGATTGCCGCAGAGCTTGGGCTGGTCCAAGGTGTCGGAGGAAACCGTTTCGTGCCGGACACGCCAATGAAACGCCAGGACATGATGGTGATGACGCAGCGTGCTCTGGAGGCAGCCGGCAAGAAGCTGGAAGGACAGGGGTCTCTGGATTCTTTTGCTGATGGGGATCAGGTTGCCGAGTATGCCAAATCGAGTGCAGCGGCGCTTACAGGTTCGGGCATCGTGAGCGGCATGAACGGCAGCATTGCGCCTAAGGCGTACTTTACGCGTGCTCAGGCTGCGGTGATCCTTGACCGGATTTGGAATTGGAATGATTAA
- a CDS encoding MoxR family ATPase has translation MFLFSSSVHAEEANHPEWAPELLGRVTKRIGSVIVGHEEQISLTMIALLAGGHVLLEDVPGVGKTMLVKSVAALIGCDFSRIQFTYDLMPGDITGASVYYPHTGEFVFRPGPVMSNIVLADEINRASPRAQSALLEAMEEGRVTVDGHTYPLPTPFFLLATQNPYEYEGTSRLPEAQLDRFLMRLSLGYPNIEGELELLERGMGSSRLDDLKPLMMGSELIRMQQMVSRVFVDDTIKRYMVSVADASRKQQGVTLGISPRGTLAWLRASQAAAFLTGRMYVIPDDCLRVAVPVLTHRIHLSHEARAAGVTTYEMVESIITRFDLPRQRSRKGNPS, from the coding sequence ATGTTCTTGTTTAGTTCATCCGTTCATGCTGAAGAAGCAAATCATCCGGAGTGGGCACCTGAGCTTCTGGGGAGGGTTACCAAACGGATCGGGAGTGTCATTGTCGGACATGAGGAGCAAATCTCCTTAACGATGATTGCCTTACTGGCCGGAGGTCATGTGCTGCTGGAGGACGTGCCGGGAGTCGGGAAGACCATGCTGGTGAAGTCGGTGGCTGCGTTAATCGGCTGTGATTTCAGTCGCATTCAGTTTACGTATGATTTGATGCCAGGTGATATTACAGGGGCGTCGGTCTATTATCCGCATACGGGAGAATTTGTATTTAGGCCCGGACCCGTGATGTCTAATATTGTGCTGGCCGATGAAATTAACCGGGCATCGCCACGGGCACAATCCGCGCTGCTGGAGGCGATGGAAGAGGGGCGCGTCACCGTGGACGGCCATACGTATCCGCTGCCGACCCCCTTCTTCCTGCTGGCAACGCAAAATCCCTATGAATATGAAGGGACAAGCCGTCTGCCGGAGGCGCAGCTGGACCGCTTTTTGATGAGATTATCGCTGGGATATCCCAATATAGAAGGCGAATTGGAGCTGCTGGAGCGGGGGATGGGCAGTTCCAGACTGGACGATCTGAAGCCCCTTATGATGGGATCTGAGCTCATCCGGATGCAGCAGATGGTTTCCCGTGTATTTGTGGATGACACCATAAAACGTTACATGGTCAGTGTGGCCGATGCTTCCCGAAAACAGCAGGGCGTGACCCTGGGGATTAGCCCGAGAGGGACATTGGCGTGGCTTCGCGCTTCACAGGCGGCTGCGTTTCTGACAGGACGAATGTATGTCATCCCGGATGACTGCCTGCGTGTTGCCGTACCGGTGCTGACCCACCGGATTCATCTGTCTCATGAGGCACGCGCTGCCGGTGTAACTACTTATGAAATGGTGGAGTCCATCATTACGAGGTTTGATCTGCCGCGCCAGCGAAGCCGGAAGGGAAATCCGTCGTGA
- a CDS encoding DUF58 domain-containing protein: MRRRLMEWSRGVAIWSVSLGLYVWLGGESLRLVWWASTILLLGGALTSLLGPNRITISHTSFPSCIQAGDSAQMTVQVTYRSLLPVPWLIITNRIGSREYRKLLFPGMKRRLEYTYRLNQVPRGVWSSIYSEVEWGDMFGWFRTSRSVESDTAGMIVLPRPSAWPEAQVPMHGSDMDMEDERVRFKVWNEMRGSGVRDYVPGDPMNRIHWKNSAKLGRLQSFMPHEGYGSRQGVVLDTSLQGYAGLGALKPEDAFEDAVSAAAGFVSRLIRYKFPYQLCMDGDGMEDRRIEYKGVFKAQQDTLVPFASVQLTGKDPLRNRSFEKSLSPSQKNTDWAIITGVFHQGAAVAAINLLNAGSRKVTIFCTQSVKRLKPAGNSSSWVSPNSPMENQAQPEWAREFFSKGGRLVYLHEQPTEGKPMQIGGAGHDRTGKLAR, encoded by the coding sequence GTGAGACGCCGTCTGATGGAATGGTCGAGAGGAGTGGCCATCTGGTCCGTTTCGTTGGGCCTTTATGTTTGGTTAGGCGGGGAATCGCTGCGGCTTGTATGGTGGGCATCCACGATTCTATTGCTTGGCGGGGCTTTAACGAGCTTGCTGGGCCCAAACCGAATCACCATATCACATACAAGCTTTCCTTCGTGCATACAGGCGGGAGATTCTGCTCAGATGACGGTTCAAGTAACCTATCGTTCCCTTCTGCCCGTGCCGTGGCTTATCATAACCAACCGGATCGGCAGCAGGGAGTATCGCAAGCTGCTGTTCCCGGGCATGAAGCGAAGGCTCGAGTATACCTACAGACTGAACCAGGTTCCCCGCGGAGTCTGGTCTTCGATCTATAGCGAGGTGGAATGGGGCGATATGTTCGGCTGGTTCAGGACAAGCCGGAGTGTGGAAAGCGATACAGCCGGCATGATCGTGCTGCCAAGGCCCTCCGCGTGGCCGGAGGCCCAGGTGCCCATGCATGGAAGCGATATGGACATGGAAGATGAACGGGTACGCTTCAAGGTTTGGAATGAAATGAGAGGATCGGGCGTGCGCGACTATGTTCCCGGCGATCCTATGAACCGGATTCATTGGAAGAATTCCGCGAAGCTCGGACGCCTGCAATCCTTCATGCCGCATGAGGGTTATGGATCAAGACAGGGGGTTGTCCTGGATACATCGCTCCAAGGGTATGCAGGTCTTGGAGCCTTGAAACCGGAGGATGCATTTGAAGACGCGGTATCTGCGGCAGCAGGATTTGTATCTCGGCTCATCCGCTACAAATTTCCCTATCAACTATGTATGGATGGGGATGGGATGGAGGATCGGCGGATCGAATACAAGGGTGTGTTCAAGGCGCAGCAGGATACGTTAGTACCGTTTGCCTCCGTTCAGCTAACCGGGAAAGATCCTTTACGGAACCGAAGTTTCGAGAAGTCTCTATCTCCCTCGCAAAAGAATACAGATTGGGCGATTATCACAGGTGTTTTTCATCAGGGAGCGGCTGTTGCAGCGATCAATCTGCTGAATGCTGGAAGCAGAAAGGTTACCATCTTCTGTACGCAAAGTGTAAAGCGCTTGAAACCGGCTGGAAATTCAAGCTCATGGGTTAGTCCAAATAGTCCAATGGAGAATCAGGCGCAGCCAGAATGGGCACGAGAGTTCTTCAGCAAAGGCGGGAGACTGGTTTATTTGCATGAACAGCCGACAGAAGGGAAGCCAATGCAGATAGGAGGTGCCGGCCATGATCGAACCGGAAAGCTCGCCCGTTAG